In the Rhodothermia bacterium genome, one interval contains:
- a CDS encoding multifunctional oxoglutarate decarboxylase/oxoglutarate dehydrogenase thiamine pyrophosphate-binding subunit/dihydrolipoyllysine-residue succinyltransferase subunit, which produces MDNLGYNTGYIEELYSQYLQNPQSVSGVWQEFFKDYRPEATTQASAQSRAAYETAVATQEQKVVTQDEKKGIAPPPTPPASKQTGRAISYPPLPPASETVWLKGAPARLATNMEDSLSVPTATSFYTVPVKLMAENRRLINEFQRTRGGAKVSFTHLIAYAMVQALKKYPNLYTAYRFEGEKPWHVKPGGINLGIAVSTTNKDGSSALVVPNIKNANEKNFAAFVGAFDDLTKRARQGKLTPEDFAGTTASLTNPGMIGTFASVPRLMVGQGLILATGAITYPPEYLALPPDELSRMGISQVMGLTSTYDHRIIQGAESGAFLAYIAKLLLGDEKFYHQVFRDLGLAQLPFSLATDSTSGVGRGTYHSEQELIRKQGRVIQMIRAYRWRGHRLADVNPLWYDPQYIPDLDQAEYGLSIWDLDRSFFSDGLGGKDEMTLREILDTLWETYTRKVGVEFMHIADPIEKKWLQDRIESHRMQDPLSNAQKVRILDRLNAAEALENFIHTKYIGHKRFSLEGGETMIPILDRILCDAADQEVKEVVIGMPHRGRLNVLTNILNKPYERLFREFSGTIDPNTMHGSGDVKYHLGTSGTFVAPSGSEVNVRLCANPSHLEAVGPVVEGMARAIQEMYWVEEHNSNVNFDRVLPILIHGDAAFAGQGVVAETFQMSQLNGYRTGGTIHVIVNNQIGFTTNPEDARSSQYASDMALMIQAPVLRVNGDDPEACVRVARLAMDYRQVFNKDIVIDMVCYRKYGHNEGDDPSYTQPLMYEQIKRKRSVRNVYLELLVRRGDLTIEQAEAAMNAFQATLLSAFDRTKELQGSSEKPAPKPPYQFQYDTRIPKETVDLIVKNLSVWPSGFNVHPKLKNQFLKREKTYQENGTIDWALGEALAFGALLLEGHKVRISGEDSQRGTFSHRHSVLHDMTNKGVYVPLNHLAEDQASYTAFDSFLSEYAVLGFDYGFSVADPSSLTIWEAQFGDFFNGAQIIFDQFIAAAEAKWNQHSGLVCLLPHGYEGQGPEHSSARLERFLQACAEENIQVCNFTTPANYFHALRRQVKMKVKKPLIVMSPKSLLRHKYVVSKPEEFTGGTFLPLIPSIANTEDAERLVLCSGKVYFDLVERIEAEGGTLSGAKVAIARLEQFYPFPEADVLAEVKRYKNAKEVLWVQEEPENMGAWRFIQSYLNAVIAKGNKKAKTARYVGRVASASTAAGLAQVHASEQNAIVTEVLTIG; this is translated from the coding sequence GTGGATAATTTAGGTTATAACACTGGGTATATCGAGGAACTATATAGCCAGTACCTCCAGAACCCGCAGTCCGTAAGTGGCGTTTGGCAGGAGTTCTTTAAAGACTACCGTCCAGAAGCTACCACACAGGCAAGCGCACAATCACGTGCCGCATATGAAACGGCTGTTGCTACACAAGAGCAAAAGGTTGTTACGCAAGACGAGAAGAAAGGCATAGCCCCACCACCGACGCCTCCAGCATCCAAACAAACAGGGCGAGCGATCAGTTATCCGCCGCTACCGCCAGCGAGTGAGACGGTCTGGCTCAAAGGCGCACCTGCACGCTTGGCAACCAATATGGAGGACAGCCTTTCGGTACCAACGGCAACCTCTTTTTATACGGTTCCTGTAAAATTGATGGCAGAGAATCGTCGGTTGATCAACGAGTTCCAGCGAACACGCGGTGGGGCGAAAGTCTCTTTTACCCACCTCATTGCATACGCAATGGTTCAAGCGCTTAAGAAGTATCCCAATTTATACACCGCTTACCGCTTTGAAGGCGAAAAACCTTGGCATGTTAAGCCCGGGGGCATTAACCTTGGGATTGCGGTGAGTACCACAAACAAGGACGGTAGTTCGGCTTTGGTGGTTCCGAACATCAAAAATGCAAACGAAAAGAATTTTGCCGCCTTTGTAGGCGCCTTTGATGACCTGACTAAGCGAGCACGCCAGGGAAAGTTGACGCCCGAAGATTTTGCAGGGACGACGGCCTCACTCACCAATCCGGGGATGATCGGCACGTTTGCTTCTGTACCCCGATTAATGGTTGGGCAAGGATTGATTTTGGCTACTGGAGCCATCACTTATCCACCGGAATACCTTGCGCTTCCGCCAGATGAGCTAAGTAGAATGGGGATTTCTCAGGTAATGGGGCTTACTTCCACGTATGACCATCGCATTATCCAAGGAGCCGAAAGTGGTGCCTTTCTGGCGTACATCGCCAAGTTGCTCCTTGGGGATGAAAAGTTTTACCACCAAGTTTTCCGCGACTTAGGGCTGGCGCAATTACCGTTCTCATTGGCGACTGACTCAACCTCTGGCGTTGGACGCGGAACCTATCATTCCGAGCAAGAGCTTATTAGAAAGCAAGGGCGCGTTATTCAAATGATCCGGGCTTATCGTTGGCGTGGACACCGCTTGGCGGATGTAAATCCGCTGTGGTATGATCCGCAGTACATTCCGGATTTGGATCAAGCAGAATATGGGCTTTCGATCTGGGATTTAGACCGCTCTTTCTTCTCCGACGGGCTTGGGGGGAAAGACGAGATGACGCTAAGGGAGATTTTGGACACCCTTTGGGAAACCTACACCCGTAAAGTGGGCGTAGAGTTCATGCACATTGCAGACCCCATCGAGAAAAAGTGGCTCCAAGACCGAATAGAGTCGCACCGAATGCAAGATCCACTTAGCAATGCCCAAAAAGTCCGAATATTGGATCGTTTAAATGCGGCAGAAGCATTAGAGAATTTTATCCATACCAAATACATCGGCCATAAACGGTTTTCTCTGGAAGGTGGCGAAACCATGATTCCCATCTTAGACCGTATTCTATGTGATGCAGCCGATCAAGAAGTGAAGGAAGTGGTGATTGGTATGCCGCACCGTGGGCGCTTGAATGTGCTGACGAATATTCTAAACAAGCCTTATGAGCGCCTCTTCCGCGAGTTTTCCGGAACCATTGATCCAAATACCATGCACGGATCGGGCGACGTAAAATACCACTTAGGGACTTCCGGAACCTTTGTCGCACCATCTGGATCGGAGGTGAATGTGCGCTTGTGTGCCAACCCAAGCCACTTAGAAGCCGTCGGGCCAGTCGTGGAAGGTATGGCGAGGGCCATCCAAGAAATGTATTGGGTGGAAGAACACAATAGCAACGTAAACTTCGACCGTGTTCTGCCTATTCTTATCCATGGTGATGCGGCTTTTGCAGGCCAAGGCGTCGTGGCAGAGACGTTCCAAATGAGCCAATTGAATGGATACCGCACTGGCGGAACAATCCACGTCATTGTGAACAACCAAATTGGGTTCACCACCAACCCAGAAGATGCACGTTCCAGCCAGTATGCCTCAGACATGGCCCTGATGATCCAAGCACCTGTTTTGCGGGTAAACGGAGATGATCCCGAAGCCTGTGTACGTGTCGCACGGCTTGCAATGGATTACCGACAGGTCTTTAACAAGGACATTGTGATAGACATGGTGTGTTACCGGAAATATGGGCACAATGAAGGTGACGATCCGAGCTATACACAACCCCTGATGTATGAGCAAATTAAGCGAAAACGCTCCGTCCGGAATGTATATTTGGAGCTGCTCGTCCGACGTGGAGACCTGACCATAGAGCAAGCCGAAGCCGCCATGAATGCTTTTCAGGCGACACTACTCTCGGCCTTCGATCGTACCAAAGAATTGCAAGGCTCCAGCGAAAAACCTGCACCCAAACCGCCTTATCAATTCCAATACGATACCCGTATTCCAAAAGAGACGGTGGATTTGATCGTCAAAAATCTTTCCGTGTGGCCATCCGGTTTTAATGTACATCCTAAACTAAAGAACCAATTCCTGAAGCGGGAAAAGACGTATCAAGAAAATGGTACGATAGATTGGGCTTTGGGCGAAGCCCTTGCATTTGGGGCGCTGCTTCTGGAAGGGCATAAAGTGCGGATTAGTGGCGAGGACTCCCAGCGTGGAACGTTTAGCCATCGCCATTCAGTTTTGCACGACATGACCAATAAAGGTGTGTATGTACCACTAAACCATCTCGCCGAAGACCAGGCATCCTATACGGCGTTCGACTCTTTCCTTTCAGAGTATGCGGTCTTGGGATTCGACTATGGATTCTCGGTGGCAGATCCTTCTTCCTTAACCATCTGGGAAGCACAATTTGGTGACTTTTTTAACGGCGCACAAATTATTTTCGATCAGTTTATCGCCGCCGCCGAGGCGAAATGGAACCAACATTCCGGCTTGGTTTGTTTGTTACCACATGGTTACGAAGGACAAGGCCCAGAACATTCCTCTGCACGTCTTGAACGATTCTTGCAAGCCTGCGCCGAGGAAAATATCCAAGTTTGCAACTTCACCACACCTGCAAACTACTTCCACGCCCTTCGTCGGCAGGTGAAAATGAAGGTGAAGAAGCCCCTGATTGTGATGTCGCCGAAGAGTTTGTTAAGACATAAATATGTGGTCTCAAAGCCAGAAGAGTTTACAGGCGGAACCTTCCTCCCCCTAATTCCTTCAATCGCCAATACAGAAGATGCAGAAAGACTGGTTTTGTGTAGTGGAAAAGTCTATTTCGATTTGGTTGAACGTATCGAGGCCGAAGGTGGCACGCTCTCCGGTGCAAAAGTGGCCATTGCACGCTTAGAGCAATTTTATCCATTCCCTGAAGCCGATGTCTTGGCCGAGGTTAAACGGTATAAAAATGCAAAAGAAGTGCTTTGGGTACAAGAAGAGCCAGAAAACATGGGCGCTTGGCGGTTTATCCAGTCATACCTAAATGCGGTCATTGCAAAAGGCAATAAAAAGGCCAAAACGGCTCGGTATGTAGGCCGTGTGGCTTCGGCCAGTACAGCAGCCGGATTGGCCCAAGTACATGCCAGCGAACAAAACGCTATTGTCACCGAGGTGTTAACTATCGGTTAA
- a CDS encoding outer membrane beta-barrel protein codes for MKNMLLGAFALLLSLSPSASAQFGIEGGLTFNQLSDAKVNNVEKSFESAQGKHLGIFYGMGRNVGLRLGVRYSDAEGLYKGLSSGNTDGFKANFVEFPVDLRLRVNTPLLKPYLVAGPLFRVAAGSDDEDFKEAVKSLNVAASVGGGVELRLGGLSLYPEINYTVGVSSFLKTGATIGGVSVNAEDNSQLNQFVIKLGIGFH; via the coding sequence ATGAAAAACATGCTTTTGGGCGCATTTGCCCTTCTCTTAAGTTTGTCGCCATCTGCCAGTGCCCAATTTGGGATTGAAGGTGGCTTAACGTTCAATCAACTTTCTGACGCAAAAGTCAACAATGTCGAAAAGTCCTTTGAAAGTGCGCAAGGGAAACACTTGGGTATTTTTTACGGTATGGGCCGCAATGTAGGGCTACGACTTGGTGTACGGTACTCGGATGCAGAGGGGCTTTACAAAGGCTTGTCTTCTGGAAATACGGATGGCTTCAAGGCGAATTTTGTTGAATTTCCTGTAGATCTTCGGCTTCGCGTAAACACACCTTTATTAAAGCCATATCTGGTTGCAGGCCCATTGTTTCGGGTGGCTGCTGGATCGGATGATGAGGACTTTAAAGAGGCTGTAAAATCCTTGAACGTGGCCGCAAGTGTCGGTGGAGGCGTAGAACTACGTCTTGGAGGGCTTAGCCTGTATCCAGAAATCAATTATACCGTCGGAGTTTCTTCCTTCTTAAAAACGGGCGCAACCATTGGCGGGGTTTCGGTAAATGCAGAAGACAACAGCCAACTCAATCAATTTGTCATCAAATTGGGGATCGGATTCCATTAA
- a CDS encoding transmembrane 220 family protein — MSITLFPKRLHIANLVFAFLFIVSAILQYNDPDPIGWAVIYLLAAITCILAGRGQLRWWFPLLIAGTALLWATDIAPIFVGKADWGRMFESWKMTDAVIEVEREVGGLSIIALWMFVLSFSIRKFHTP; from the coding sequence ATGTCCATAACCCTTTTCCCCAAACGATTGCATATAGCCAATTTGGTTTTTGCGTTTTTATTCATTGTTTCTGCTATTCTACAATACAACGATCCCGATCCGATTGGATGGGCGGTTATTTACCTGCTCGCAGCCATCACCTGTATATTGGCTGGGCGTGGCCAGTTGCGTTGGTGGTTCCCTTTGCTCATAGCGGGGACGGCACTTTTGTGGGCTACAGATATCGCTCCCATTTTTGTTGGGAAAGCTGACTGGGGCCGTATGTTTGAATCGTGGAAAATGACGGACGCCGTGATCGAGGTTGAGCGAGAAGTAGGCGGCCTCTCCATTATTGCGCTTTGGATGTTCGTTTTATCTTTCTCCATTCGGAAATTCCACACCCCATAA
- the rpsU gene encoding 30S ribosomal protein S21 — MVGIKIRENESIDRALRRFKRTINRSKVLRIYRDTLAYTKPSETNRLARQKSDRVARKNSREEFEF, encoded by the coding sequence TTGGTAGGGATCAAAATTCGGGAAAACGAGTCTATTGACCGTGCCCTTCGCCGCTTTAAACGCACCATCAACCGTAGTAAAGTACTCCGTATCTATCGCGATACCCTCGCTTACACAAAGCCTTCGGAAACGAATCGCTTGGCTCGTCAGAAGTCGGATCGTGTGGCACGTAAAAATAGCCGCGAAGAGTTTGAGTTTTGA
- a CDS encoding DEDD exonuclease domain-containing protein — MSLLANHTFVVFDTETTGMKPDEDRVIEIGAVKLVNGEEVARFSQLINPGRFIPKFITEITGISTAMLVDQPPPEVVLMDFLAFAGDAVLVAHNLSFDDGFISAELERAELPALEHKKLCTLRLARRLLPRLPSRGLKNLANHFGIRIVRHHCATADAEATAKIFVQLVRSLETEFHVATIDDAVRFQYKSYAQTKGEPKHISGIREKILPQIPELPGVYRMYDRSKRLIYVGKARRLRDRVTSYFRAIENHPKKTQNLVREVRDIKWDVLPSELDALLMESKLIKQHLPKFNRALVRYKNAPFLCLNSHLAFPTIGWKYVVQNDGAEYFGPLANREQAEQTMEWINHLFRLRECDEVTFSRRQVCIYHEMGRCEGPCAKPDAARVYPEHVQMVRNFLLGENESVRLTLEHKMKKAASTLAFEEARGYRDQLQMFDRILQGRKHMAAPVREHNGAFVLWEDRALLVHLVRFGKKAETLRFSAEGWPTEQVQNLLAAVVADHFSEDRVPPERYGQKEVDEIRILAHWMYCNRGRFHQIPFTRGMSLSDFLLRIREVLEQVRTAPALPPTDFSSK; from the coding sequence GTGTCACTTTTAGCCAACCATACCTTTGTTGTATTTGATACCGAAACGACGGGAATGAAGCCCGACGAAGACCGAGTTATTGAGATCGGGGCGGTCAAATTGGTCAATGGCGAGGAAGTGGCTCGCTTTTCGCAACTCATTAATCCGGGACGCTTTATCCCGAAGTTCATTACCGAGATCACAGGCATAAGTACGGCAATGTTGGTGGATCAGCCGCCACCAGAAGTGGTGTTGATGGATTTTTTGGCCTTTGCCGGAGATGCCGTATTGGTAGCGCACAACTTGTCTTTTGATGATGGCTTTATCTCGGCGGAGTTGGAGCGGGCGGAATTACCTGCTTTGGAGCATAAAAAATTATGTACGCTACGCCTTGCCCGTAGGTTGTTGCCGCGCCTGCCTTCGCGGGGTTTAAAAAACCTCGCAAATCATTTTGGGATCCGGATTGTGCGGCATCACTGTGCGACAGCCGATGCGGAAGCCACCGCAAAAATCTTTGTCCAACTTGTGCGGTCGTTAGAAACCGAATTTCACGTCGCCACCATAGACGATGCGGTACGATTCCAATACAAATCCTATGCACAAACGAAGGGCGAACCGAAGCACATATCGGGTATCCGCGAAAAAATCCTGCCTCAAATCCCAGAGTTACCGGGCGTGTACCGGATGTATGATCGTTCTAAACGGTTAATCTATGTTGGAAAGGCCAGAAGGCTACGGGATCGGGTCACTTCGTATTTCCGTGCCATCGAGAACCACCCCAAAAAAACGCAAAATTTGGTACGTGAAGTCCGCGACATCAAATGGGATGTGCTTCCATCCGAGTTAGACGCCTTATTGATGGAGTCTAAGCTGATCAAACAGCACTTGCCGAAGTTTAATCGGGCATTGGTTCGGTACAAAAATGCACCATTTCTTTGTCTAAACAGCCACCTTGCCTTCCCGACGATTGGTTGGAAGTATGTGGTCCAAAACGACGGGGCAGAGTATTTTGGGCCACTTGCCAACCGAGAACAAGCGGAGCAAACAATGGAATGGATCAACCATTTGTTTCGCCTAAGAGAATGTGACGAGGTTACGTTTAGCCGCAGACAGGTTTGTATCTACCACGAAATGGGTCGCTGCGAAGGACCTTGTGCCAAGCCAGACGCCGCACGAGTTTATCCGGAACATGTGCAAATGGTACGTAACTTTTTGCTGGGCGAGAACGAGAGCGTCCGGCTGACCCTTGAACATAAAATGAAAAAAGCCGCGTCCACCTTGGCCTTCGAGGAGGCACGCGGATATCGGGATCAGTTGCAAATGTTCGATCGGATTCTGCAGGGGAGAAAACACATGGCGGCTCCGGTGCGGGAACACAATGGCGCTTTTGTCTTGTGGGAAGACCGTGCATTGTTGGTACATCTCGTCCGTTTTGGGAAAAAGGCAGAAACCCTAAGGTTTAGTGCGGAGGGGTGGCCAACCGAGCAGGTTCAAAATTTACTTGCTGCGGTTGTGGCCGATCATTTTTCGGAAGATCGTGTACCACCGGAACGTTATGGTCAAAAAGAGGTGGACGAAATCCGTATTTTGGCGCATTGGATGTACTGTAATCGTGGGCGATTTCATCAAATTCCCTTTACACGCGGGATGTCTTTGTCCGATTTTCTCTTGCGTATCCGTGAAGTTCTGGAGCAAGTAAGAACGGCTCCCGCGCTTCCACCAACTGATTTTTCATCGAAGTAA
- a CDS encoding aminotransferase class IV, translated as MFGEPIFQPQFVGINGVVLPASEAKIHITDLAFLRGYGIFDFLRVASGVPMFMERYLARFKHSAALLGLEIPLSEPALIAHLYELIAANGHPKSGLKLVLTGGYSLDGYQPTSPNLVVMDVPYPMPKPQQYSEGVSLITHSYVREIPEAKTLNYIVPIRALPQIKAANAFDVLYVDGNGWITESSRSNFFLVTSDGTVVTPNERILAGVTRSVVLELAEASFKVETRPVHRDELATAQEAFITSTTKGVLGVVQVDGQIIGDGKVGDVCKMLHHAFLAFSNAYLEDAKQLLMED; from the coding sequence ATGTTTGGCGAACCTATTTTCCAGCCTCAATTTGTAGGCATCAATGGCGTTGTGCTTCCGGCAAGTGAGGCCAAAATTCATATCACAGATTTGGCCTTCCTACGCGGGTATGGCATTTTTGATTTCCTGCGTGTTGCGTCTGGCGTTCCTATGTTTATGGAGCGCTATTTGGCCCGTTTTAAGCATTCGGCGGCTTTGTTGGGGTTGGAAATTCCGCTTTCGGAGCCTGCACTTATTGCACACCTCTACGAATTGATTGCCGCAAATGGCCATCCAAAGTCTGGCCTAAAGTTGGTGTTAACAGGTGGGTATTCCTTAGATGGCTACCAACCCACATCTCCCAATTTGGTTGTGATGGACGTACCCTACCCTATGCCTAAACCCCAACAATACAGCGAGGGCGTCTCGTTAATTACCCATTCCTACGTCCGCGAGATCCCAGAAGCCAAAACACTCAATTATATCGTACCCATTCGGGCATTACCGCAAATAAAAGCCGCCAATGCCTTTGATGTTTTGTATGTTGATGGCAATGGCTGGATTACCGAATCGTCGCGCTCAAACTTTTTTTTGGTGACGTCCGATGGTACGGTGGTTACGCCCAATGAACGCATCTTGGCGGGCGTAACACGAAGCGTGGTCTTAGAATTGGCGGAAGCGTCCTTTAAGGTGGAAACGCGGCCTGTCCATCGGGACGAATTGGCAACTGCGCAGGAGGCTTTTATCACGTCCACGACCAAAGGGGTTTTGGGTGTAGTACAGGTTGATGGTCAAATTATTGGCGATGGCAAAGTGGGTGACGTCTGTAAGATGTTACACCATGCGTTTTTGGCCTTCAGCAATGCGTATTTGGAAGATGCTAAGCAATTACTTATGGAGGATTAG